In Labrus bergylta chromosome 5, fLabBer1.1, whole genome shotgun sequence, the genomic window CCAGCTGTTCTGGATGATGTGGTACATCCTGGTGCGGGACAGACAGAAGAACACGCGGACTGATAAAGATGTCCACGCAACAACATGTTGGATCAGAGGTGAGTTTGGACGATTACGCACaagtttaaaagttaaaagtaaGTGAATTTGtaagttaatgtttttcttttccatatGCTTGGAGTAcataagagttttttttgtcatccaaAAACCATTTTGATAAGAACTAAACGTTTGAATggaatgagataaaaaaaaagacagaaattgaatttgttttgaaatatatgaataaaatcgtttttatttcctgttatACGTGACAGTCACGTCttcatctctgtttgtttttctttgtaggTGGCTTGACTCTCCTTGCGCTCCTTTCCATCATTATGGACGCTTTCCGAATCGGGTATTTTGTCGGCTATCAGTCTTGTGTATCGGCTGTGCTCGGGGTGTATCCTGTCATTCATGCAACTCACACCATAGCTCAGGTAAATTTACAACCCCACTTtaatttcaaaaaagttattcTCTTTCAGCTGTGTTAGACACCgtgtcttttttatttccagccAAGACTTAGAATAATGTGCTCTTTGTTGCTGAGGCGAGTACAGAGTTGCTGGAACAATATAATCCTGTCATTGTGCATGTTTTTCAAGTGTAACTTCAGACATCAAGGGAACcctttctaataaaaaaaagataaatacaaattttcttttaatgttctGTCTAAGTTTCACTCTCcgtttttggtcttttttttgtttaggtGCATTTTCTCTGGTTTCACATCAAGGATGTTATAAAGAGCTTTGAAACATTCGAGAGGTATGTGAAATATGTAATTCATGGTGCAATATCAGTCCTGTTACAGAcctatatgtttaaaaaaaaacgtgtaaCATGTCCATCTTAAAAATTCTATATTCATGCTAATCACAACAAACTATTGTTACGCTGTAATATGCTTTTTCTTGAGTGGTCCTAAACCTTGTTGTTAACTGTCTGACTTCTTAGATTTGGTGTAATCCACGCAGTGTTTACCAACCTTCTCCTGTGGTGCAACGGCGTGATGTCAGAGGCTGAGCACTTCTTGAACAACCATAAGAGAAGACTGTCTGCCCTGGGCTACGGAAACCACACCATAGGTAAGGGCCAAGGGGTCGATTGCTGACTTGTACCTGGAAGAAAAGGACAATAGTCCACTTGAGAGTTCACTTCAttggatgaaagaaaaaaaaggaggggagggTCTTCTAGGGGAAGGGAGGTGAGCTCAACAGCCCAGTGGGTCTTGTTTGTGTCGAACGTCTCTCTATTAGGTTTCAGGAGATACACAGTGTAGTTACTTCTGAGGACTCCCTTCAGCAGCCCTTTCCCCACACTTCAGCCACCACCACCCTACTTGGCAACCCCCTGCTTGACCTCAGACGGCTTTGTCCCCAGGCCGCTTACTCCCAAGGGTGCTGCAATTACAGTAACTGATACAGCTAAGCCCGGGGTTGGGGGGTTCGGCTGCTCCTCCTCATATCCGGCTGACTATGAGGCTGGCTGCACCCTGACTGTTGTTcccttttttaattaaagggtGCAGTACCATAGTGGTGGCCTTTGCAGGgtgagggtgggggggtggggggggtgagAGGGGGCACACGGCAGGGTTTTGTTGCGATGATCTCTAGAGGGCAACAGTATTACTTTAGCGTCTGACAAGGAGCGAGTAAGAATAAAAGTTCATTGTCATCCACATGTTCAGCTAATAAGAAAAATACCAACCATATTCAAGAAAGAAAGTTATAGTTGGGTGCTGCCAAAGAATCCATAGCACGCTTTACGATCATCAAGTAAACCTGATTGAGACACTAATTATATTGGCTACTGCGATCAAAAcgataacaacaaacacattgtgatctaaggttttataataattctaAAAGCATGTAGTCAGTCAAGATGTCTCTCACAATGGCCACCCTgggacctttgaccttttttgcTTTGTATCATGTAATATTTTTTTAGTCTAACTTCTTCTATTGTGATGGAGTCTAAATGATGACCAGTGGTCTTTAAAACAATCTATAGAGTGGGTTAATGAACATGACCCTTCTGCTAAACAGgattattgtgtgtttttttgatcaTCATCCTCTCTTTgctcttaaatattttaaatgaattgatCATTTGACCTCTTCAGGCCTCTAAAATCACTCTTAAAGGGACTGGTGTCAACTCGTCAATATAAGAAGACAATGCTTAGTCTAAGGCCTAAACTGTTGGGAACAAACTTGAATGACATTCAATAGGTTTCTGATGCTCTGTGCTCTGAAGTAATTGAGTATAGCTGTATAAAAGTCAAGGCTTAAAGCAAACACCTTGAGAGGACTTTACTTGCTTGCTTGTAATTGCCCCAAAGGATGACATTGTAGACATTACAGCTGTGTTGTGGCTTCCGGCTGTACCAATCTCTTGAAGCATATTGTAAACAATTTTGACTGGTCATCTACAAACCTAAAATACAAGTATACATAAATCCTTTAAGATACGGTTTGATGTCAGTAAAATTTAGTGTTCAGTAGGAACATTTATGACTCAGAGCTTTCAACATGTCCCTGTTTTCCAGCTTAAAGTCTGTTAACAGAAATGACATACATGTGATATCAGGTGCTGACCAGCAATTTTTCTTTGTCCATTAATTGCTGTCTGCAAAACCTGTGTAAAACTATTTGTACACaactaaatacaaaaatgttctcCTAATGTTTTCCATAACATGATATAATAtacttgtgtttatttgagtGATTTTGCCTGAGGTTTTCCGGTAATATGACAAACATTGTAGATTTCTTTAAAGCTGGATTGTGTTATTGGGAACCCTGTCCTAAAAGATAAACCATCAACATGATATCAGAGCATATTTCTCATGGACATCCacctgtttgatttgttttgcagtTCACTCAGAGCCCCACTGTaactgcaccaccagcactTGCTCCATGTTCTCCAGCAGCCTTTACTTTCTCTATCCCTTCAACATTGAATACCACATCTTCGTCTCCGCCATGCTCTTTGTCATGTGGAAGAACATTGGACGTACCATTGACATCTCTTCAAACCGGAAGCGGTTGGCTACCAAAACCAAGAGTCTGACCATAGGCCCCATTCTGGGTCTACTTGCACTGGCCAGCACTATCGGGATCCTGGTGGTCTACATCACCCATGTAGAGGAATCCCTCAAAACTCGCCAGTCGACCATTTCAATGTTCTACATTTACAGTATTGTCATGTTGGTGTTAATGTGCTCTGCTGGTGCTTCAGGTCTGCTCATATTCCGGGCAGACCATGTGCCACTGGACACAACCAAGAACCCATCCAGGCAGCTGGACACAGAGCTGCTCTTTGGGTCCTCTATCGGCTCTTGGCTCATGTCCTGGTGCAGTATAGTGGCTGTGTTAGGCACCAACAGCAGTCCTCCTTACCGCTGGACCAACCTGGTCtattctttgtttattgtgCTGGAGAAGTACATCCAGAACCTCTTCATCATAGAGTCTCTGTATCGCAAGCAAGAGGATGGGGAGAGGGACGACCCTGAGCTACCTGCTGCTCCAGAAATCTTTTCGGTGACGTCCTCAATGGCTCCACCGTACAATGGCATCATCAACCGAGCTTATGAGACTCCAGACAGAGCCTGTGTCACAATTGAGAACGAGCAGGAGGAGATTGGCCAGGGGTACAGATGTCCGCGGAAACCTTCTGAAGTGCCGCTACCTGTTggaaacaaagaggaagagcCCCCAAATATAAAGAGGCAAATCCTGAAGAATATTGCAGTGTTCCTGCTGATGTGCAACATTTCGGTAAGCAATTGTTCTTGGTTTTGGTTTAGTTTAAAGTAGATTTCATAGGTTATACGATTTCTAAATAATGGTTACCAActatttgaaacatttattcagAAGCTGCATTCTTACTCACAATTGGAACCTAAAACAGATTTACTGGTACAAATTTCTGATGAACATCTGGTCAGTTGTGTTTACATTCAGACTACCTTCATAGTTTTAATATAGAATGATCTCCCTTCTATAGGTTATCCCCTCACTTCAGTGGAGTTGTTACTGTCTTTCATCTTATTAGTGTGGTTACAGTATCCGCAAATGTCTTTTCTCCTACCACTCTCATGGACCTTGTTAGAATATATTACTGACAGCTGTTTCAGGGAAAACtcccaaaaatacatttcacaccATCAAACATTCAGTCAGGTCCTGAACACCATAAGAATATATTAAAGCGACAAATATTACCTTATAAAGTAGCCACAACAACTTCATAGGGGAATTAATTGGCAATGTTGTGTGTACAGCAGCTTGTGTcactgcccccaagtggccaaaaacaatgaactcatttatttactttctttctttcagctgTGGATACTTCCTGCCTTTGGCTGCCGCCCCCAGTATGACAACGGGTTAGAACAGGAGACATTTGGCTTCAGCATATGGACCACAGTTCTCAATTTTGCCATTCCCTTGAACCTTTTTTACCGCATGCACTCAGTCGCCTCCCTCTTTGAGGTGTTCCGCCGGGTCTGACAGGATAACACATGACTGACGATGCCAGATAACATGCACAGGAACACTCGTCACCACCGGCTCCCAAGAGTGTCTCACAGCGCTGGTCAACCGTTCAGGAGGCAGTCTGGGTCACACTCTGACAGACTAGAAAGCAAGCCGTGGAGACAGACAAAACGTAGATCCCTCAGTGTGGGAATAGCAGAGGAAGACCAACCTATTAGCCAATATTCCTTGAAGAATGATCTTGAATAATGAGGACATATTAATGAAGATGATTAAAATAATCGTTTGTTTCAACAACCTAAAGAGAACCCTTTGTACTCTTTGCCCTGTAGACACCTTTCAGTAGGATTTTTTCTCTCGGGTGCATCATGTAAAATGTATAGGCTGTATTGTACATAAAAGATTTGTACTGACTCATATGAGTTCCTGAAAAGGCATCATAGACTACACCTGAACAGAATACTATGAGCCACTGGAATACACCAGTCAGTCTCACACACCTGACAAGGTTATAGAACTGTGCTTTGCAGATAAATAGAGCTGAAAGATCCACAGTGAACCACTTGACCCTTACTTTATCTGCATGTGAAGCATTCAAATTGTACATGGATATAGTTCTC contains:
- the otop1 gene encoding proton channel OTOP1, whose amino-acid sequence is MSPTMVEHNGLDIMCLNKYCHSSSSSSSSEQDKKIFSKLRLSLSGEYPRKNAEFLSGQYGTNLLLIGVALMLAIAHHGPSVKEEHFLSFVTCLIILQLFWMMWYILVRDRQKNTRTDKDVHATTCWIRGGLTLLALLSIIMDAFRIGYFVGYQSCVSAVLGVYPVIHATHTIAQVHFLWFHIKDVIKSFETFERFGVIHAVFTNLLLWCNGVMSEAEHFLNNHKRRLSALGYGNHTIVHSEPHCNCTTSTCSMFSSSLYFLYPFNIEYHIFVSAMLFVMWKNIGRTIDISSNRKRLATKTKSLTIGPILGLLALASTIGILVVYITHVEESLKTRQSTISMFYIYSIVMLVLMCSAGASGLLIFRADHVPLDTTKNPSRQLDTELLFGSSIGSWLMSWCSIVAVLGTNSSPPYRWTNLVYSLFIVLEKYIQNLFIIESLYRKQEDGERDDPELPAAPEIFSVTSSMAPPYNGIINRAYETPDRACVTIENEQEEIGQGYRCPRKPSEVPLPVGNKEEEPPNIKRQILKNIAVFLLMCNISLWILPAFGCRPQYDNGLEQETFGFSIWTTVLNFAIPLNLFYRMHSVASLFEVFRRV